In Fibrobacter sp. UWR4, a genomic segment contains:
- a CDS encoding fibrobacter succinogenes major paralogous domain-containing protein — MKKIFLLGLISLFIWSCSDDSSNNTSDNDYDWDIDSFNSSSSIQSSSSQDSLNVELSSAKVESSSSVTNSSSSVTSSSSEKDDVISCKTETEDNCIYGTLLDERDGKSYKTVKIKNTWWMAENLNYADSLKTPSLKGKSWRYDNSPDNCEKFGRLYTWAAAIDSVKFATDDKNPQECGDGRNCVQSWPDKVQGICPDGWQLPDHDQLANFIIDVGGYATAGVTLKSQSGWYNDGNGSDAIGFNVLPSGIRFENGSFDSLGAVFWGSTEVMSGATTLYFYYDYEYAGLLDQEKSYAFSIRCVKD; from the coding sequence ATGAAAAAGATTTTTCTCCTTGGTTTGATTTCTTTATTTATCTGGTCCTGCAGCGACGACTCCAGCAACAACACATCAGACAATGATTATGATTGGGATATTGACAGTTTCAATTCTTCAAGTTCCATCCAAAGTTCGTCTTCCCAAGACTCCCTGAATGTAGAACTATCTTCAGCAAAGGTTGAATCAAGTAGTTCTGTAACGAATAGTTCTTCTAGTGTAACATCAAGCAGTTCAGAAAAAGATGATGTCATTTCCTGCAAAACAGAGACGGAAGACAACTGCATATACGGAACTTTACTGGACGAGCGCGACGGGAAAAGTTACAAAACCGTAAAAATCAAGAACACATGGTGGATGGCAGAAAATTTGAATTACGCCGACAGTCTAAAGACACCTAGCCTAAAAGGAAAAAGCTGGCGTTATGACAACAGTCCCGACAATTGTGAAAAATTCGGCCGCCTTTACACTTGGGCAGCAGCAATCGACTCTGTAAAATTTGCAACGGATGATAAAAATCCGCAAGAATGCGGAGACGGAAGAAACTGCGTACAGTCTTGGCCCGATAAGGTTCAAGGGATTTGTCCCGACGGTTGGCAATTACCCGATCACGATCAACTTGCAAATTTCATTATTGATGTAGGAGGCTATGCTACAGCAGGCGTGACACTAAAATCGCAAAGCGGCTGGTACAACGACGGAAATGGAAGCGACGCCATTGGATTCAATGTATTGCCTTCCGGCATAAGATTTGAAAATGGTTCTTTCGATAGTTTGGGTGCAGTATTCTGGGGTTCCACTGAAGTGATGAGCGGAGCCACCACATTGTACTTCTACTACGATTATGAATATGCGGGACTTCTTGATCAAGAAAAAAGTTACGCTTTTTCCATCCGCTGCGTAAAAGACTAA
- a CDS encoding MFS transporter — protein MFTLKPHAGIPRSLTLMLAIMAGISVANIYYCQPLLNMIRMDMGISEFYVNLMPVLTQVGYALGLLFIVPLGDMIDRRRIVLVNFTLLIFGLISIYFSTNAVMLLAGSFVTGICSVTPQIFMPMVSLFSRSDEKELKTGMVLSGLLTGILASRVCSGLVGEWLGWRSMFLIAALMMLASTAIVFKVLPNVPTTYRGTFFSMLKSIGELFVRFSQARIYSIRSGFAFGSFLALWACLAFRMKQAPFFQDSKTVGLLGLCGIAGALTASRIGKYIKRFGVEKFCNAGNFLMATAWAAFYFGSNSYAAIIVGIILIDIGMQFIQLGNQSSVMKLCPEATSRMNTIFMTIYFIGGSLGTFLSGSFWTLWGWNGTVLAGLLLTALSFITTAVSYCRK, from the coding sequence ATGTTCACCCTTAAGCCGCACGCAGGAATTCCCCGCTCCCTCACGCTGATGCTTGCCATTATGGCAGGCATTTCGGTGGCGAACATTTATTACTGCCAGCCTCTGCTGAACATGATCCGCATGGACATGGGGATTTCGGAATTCTACGTGAATCTCATGCCGGTGCTCACACAGGTGGGTTACGCCCTGGGCCTGCTTTTTATCGTGCCGCTAGGCGACATGATTGACCGCCGCCGCATCGTGCTTGTGAATTTCACCCTGCTGATTTTCGGACTTATCTCCATCTACTTTTCTACAAACGCAGTGATGCTTCTGGCAGGTTCCTTCGTTACCGGCATCTGCTCCGTGACGCCGCAAATCTTTATGCCCATGGTTTCCCTGTTTTCAAGGTCCGACGAAAAGGAACTGAAAACCGGCATGGTCTTAAGCGGCCTCCTTACGGGAATTCTCGCCTCCCGCGTGTGCAGCGGCCTTGTAGGCGAATGGCTTGGCTGGCGTTCCATGTTCCTCATTGCAGCCTTGATGATGCTCGCCTCCACCGCCATCGTCTTTAAAGTTCTGCCCAATGTGCCCACCACTTACCGCGGCACATTTTTCAGCATGCTGAAATCCATCGGGGAACTTTTTGTGCGGTTCTCCCAGGCACGAATCTACAGCATCCGCTCAGGATTTGCCTTCGGCTCCTTTTTGGCGCTGTGGGCATGCCTCGCCTTCCGTATGAAACAAGCGCCCTTCTTCCAGGACAGTAAAACCGTTGGGCTTCTGGGACTCTGCGGAATCGCCGGCGCCCTCACCGCTTCTCGCATCGGCAAGTACATCAAACGCTTCGGCGTAGAAAAATTCTGCAACGCAGGCAACTTCCTCATGGCCACCGCCTGGGCCGCCTTCTACTTCGGAAGCAACAGCTACGCCGCCATCATCGTGGGCATCATCCTCATCGATATCGGCATGCAATTTATCCAGCTGGGCAATCAAAGCTCCGTCATGAAACTCTGCCCCGAAGCCACCAGCCGCATGAACACCATCTTCATGACCATCTACTTTATCGGCGGCTCCCTGGGTACATTCCTCTCCGGCTCCTTCTGGACACTCTGGGGCTGGAACGGCACCGTCCTCGCCGGCCTCCTCCTCACCGCACTCTCGTTTATAACAACTGCAGTCAGTTATTGCAGGAAATAA